In the Syntrophus aciditrophicus SB genome, GAAGTAAGAATGTTGATATCGTCTTCCATCTGCTTTCGACTCATCTCAATCAATATGCCGGTTATCTCCTCCAGTGCCTCTTCAAGGTGAAGGAGCAGAGTCACGTTTTGCTTGAGAATGATTTCCTTGGCTGAACTTTTGGTACCGACCGACGAATGTGCGGCCTTGATCAGCTTCACAGCAAACGCCTCTCTTTTATGCCCATAGGAATCTGCGATCAGCATCTGAGATAATTGACCAAGGTTTGCATTTCCAAGAGCAATGGCAGAAGGGTATTTCTGTACAAGCTTCAGTATGGACTTCGTAAAGACGGAAGTCATATGCTCCAGCTCCGGAAAAGTGATATTCAGGAGCCTCTTGATATTGATCTTCAATGCGGTCATCTCGTCAATCAAACCTTCCCGCTGACGCGAGAGATCACGAAGATCGGAAATCAAAGATGAATCGACCCGTTGGATCAGAGTGTTCCCATTCGCAAGAAGAAACTGGGCAATGACCACAGCATCCTTCTTGTCGGTTTTGGTCTTCCTGAGCTGCATCTTGACATAATTGGAAATCAGCAAAGGATTGATGATAACGACCTGGTATCCCTCAGAAACCAGATAAGAGAAAAGATTGACATGATAGGAAGCCGTGGACTCCATCCCGATTAAAACGGATGAGACCGAAACAACCACCAGATGTTCCTTCAGCTTCTCAAAACCATTCCGGTCCATGGCCGCTGAAAACTGAAATAGCTTTTTCTCGTCCCTTCCAATCCCGTAGACATCAAATTTATCTTTTGAAATATCGATACCGAAAAAAGCATCAACGCTACCCTTTAATCCGGGCATCACATCACCTCCCGACAAAAGAAAGATAAAGCAGGAAATTTAGCCTCTAAACCAATCCTCCAGCGTGACAAGGATTCTATGATCCAACCAACCTATTATGATTCATAGAGGCTTGGGACATACTGAAATGAGGGCTCTGTCGCCCAGGAAGTAATGAGTCCTCCTGCCTTCCCATGAATATTATTGCCATCCCTGTAGTCAATTAAATAATATTCTATAAGAATTCATGGTAGGAGGATATTACAAAGGTTAAATATAGTAAATATGGCATAACCGGTCATAAACAGGGCATCGCAGGCGATTCCGCGATGCCCTGTTCTACGCGACTCTAATTTCTTCTATGACTGTAATTCGAGATTTCTATCCGACAGTTCAGAAAGAGATATTATCGAGGCAGGATTGCTGTTCCTGCTTCTCCACCCACCCCTTTATATCGTTCAGCATCGACACCCGAAAATCCTCCGGCTCCAGAATCACGAAATGGGGAATCCAGGACTTGAGGATATCGCGGATGGCCTCATAGTTACCCACACGGAACGTCACAACCAGGGACCCGTCCGGCCTTTCTTCTTTGATTTCCTGTGTCGGATACATTTTGCGGCGTTTGAAATAATCGCTGACCCGGGCATCGATGTGCACGGTAATCTCGATATTCGCGTCCTCCGTAAACCAGATATTCGCACTCTGTCGGAGGACATCATCAAGGTCGCTCGGGATCGCCGTGAAGCACTGTCTGGACGATTTGAAATTCTCTATCTTGTCGAGGGCATATCGCTTGAGAATGCCGGTGGAGGGTTCGTTGCCGATGAGATACCAGAAGCCGCTGAAGTAGACCACCCGGTAAGGCTCGAGGTTCACGGCATGAGAGCCATGGGGAGCGGCATACTGAAAGCTGACGGTTCTTTTCTTCAGGATGGCCTGGAGTATCCGGTTCAGAAGGGCGCTGTCCAGGGGGACGGCATCGTCGATCTTGACAAAAACCGGCATGGACTTCACGCAATCATACAGATGATCCAGGATGTTGCCCGCCGCTGTCTGAAAAGGCCTGCCTAACTGCCCCACGATGTTCTTCAGGGCCACGACCAGGGCCAGCTCCGTGTCGTCGAAGACCTCCAGGTTCCTGACCAGATCCTTGTGAAGTTGATAGATTCCTTTCCGGATTTCATGGAGGGGGAAGCCGGACTTTTTCAGAAGCAGCAGGTCCCGCTGGATCGTGCGTGGGGTGGTCTGAAATTGTCGGCTAAGCCAGGTGCTGGAGACCTTCTCTTTTTCCATGAAGATTCGGAGGATCTGACCCAGCCGAACAATGCGCGCTTTTCCATCAGCCTTTTCCGTCATTTTTTCACCTTCAATAGGAAAAATCGTGCGACTCACCCTTGTCGTATGACCATAGAATCATGCGGTAACGGGGATTATAATGTCAATCAAAAAGAGGGAAGGAGAGAGAGAATGAACACAATTATGAAAGAGTACATGGAAAAGATATCCTTCGGCGACATGCAGGTCCACGATCATGTAGCCGTCATTCCTTTGATGATGACCAATGGCATCGGGCCGGAGTATTTCACACTGAAGGAGGCGCTGGCGAGCGATCTCCTCACCATTTCGGAACTTACCGAAGGCGGGCACGTTCCGGAATTGAAAGTCCAAAACCGTGCAGAAAAACCTGTCCTGATCATTGATGGGGAAGAGTTGAGCGGGGCCAAACAGAACCGGGTCCTGAACACAACCATCCTGCTCAAGGAGCAGTCCGAAACCGTCATTCCCGTGAGCTGCACCGAGCAGGGACGATGGTCTTACCGGTCTGCCCATTTCGAAGAGTCGGGCCATATCATGTCGGCCAAACTGCGGCGGGTGAAAAACAGGTCGGTTATGGAATCACTGAAATTTTGCCGCGGGTTTCAATCGGATCAGGGTGCTGTCTGGGAAGAAATACAGGCACAGTCGGAAAAAGCCAGGGTTTCATCGCCGACCCATGCCATGAAGGATATTCATGAGGCCCGAGAGAACGATCTGGATGCCTATCTTGAATACTTCACAATGGTTCCGGACCAGAAGGGGCTCATCGTCATCGTCAATGGGGATGTGGCGGGTCTCGATATGGTTTCTCAGGCTGATACCTTCAAGGTCCTCTATTCCAAGCTCATCAAGAGCTATATCATGGATGCCATTCTGGAAAGGCCGGCGAAAGGCAAGGCGCCCGGCTTGGACAAGGCAAAGGCATTCCTGGATGAGATAATAACGGCTGGCGAGCAGACTTACGATTCCGTGGGATATGGCCGTGACTTCCGTTACGAGGGGAAGAAACTGGTCGGCTCTGCTCTGGTCCACGAAGATGCAGTCATCCACATGGCCTTCTTCAGGACGACGCAGGCGGAAAAGTCGGGCTTTATGGCAGGGACATCCCGACGCAGGAATTTCCGGCAGTGAGCCTATGGGCGTGAATGAAATAGTGTGGTGTCGGCATGAAAAAGATTTGTGACCAGTGCTATCGGGAATATTTTGAGGAAGATGATCCGATCAGTCCAGCGGACGAACTTGGGCGCATTTTTCTCGAAAGCATAGAAGATACCCGAAACGCCAAAAACATTTGCCCCGAATGCCGGGAGAGACTCGGAATTCTGTTTCTCCTGGGATTCGGGGAATAGGCGTCATGCGCTATGTGCACAATACGGAACTGCAAAAAGTTTGGCAGACCGTCATGTCTCTTTAAGGGAAGACAAATAAGGAGGCGTTATTATGAAAAAAAAGGATATTAAAGAAGCCTTCAGGAGGGCGGCATCCAATATGATCGTGGATCTTTACGATTTCAGTGGATGTAAATGCTTTGATCATTGCAAGCATCTCCAGGAGAACATAGGACCCGATGGATGGTG is a window encoding:
- a CDS encoding IS110 family transposase, with product MPGLKGSVDAFFGIDISKDKFDVYGIGRDEKKLFQFSAAMDRNGFEKLKEHLVVVSVSSVLIGMESTASYHVNLFSYLVSEGYQVVIINPLLISNYVKMQLRKTKTDKKDAVVIAQFLLANGNTLIQRVDSSLISDLRDLSRQREGLIDEMTALKINIKRLLNITFPELEHMTSVFTKSILKLVQKYPSAIALGNANLGQLSQMLIADSYGHKREAFAVKLIKAAHSSVGTKSSAKEIILKQNVTLLLHLEEALEEITGILIEMSRKQMEDDINILTSIKGIGDKSAVNFLIEMGGDVNHYEYSGKIIAMAGLDPAVYQSGQHEGKGRITKRGNRHLRRIIWMMTTKVIQYNDIFKAYYLKRRTEGLPYKMAVLATAHKLIRIAYAMLTRRTTFCPQMNS
- a CDS encoding helix-turn-helix transcriptional regulator, which produces MTEKADGKARIVRLGQILRIFMEKEKVSSTWLSRQFQTTPRTIQRDLLLLKKSGFPLHEIRKGIYQLHKDLVRNLEVFDDTELALVVALKNIVGQLGRPFQTAAGNILDHLYDCVKSMPVFVKIDDAVPLDSALLNRILQAILKKRTVSFQYAAPHGSHAVNLEPYRVVYFSGFWYLIGNEPSTGILKRYALDKIENFKSSRQCFTAIPSDLDDVLRQSANIWFTEDANIEITVHIDARVSDYFKRRKMYPTQEIKEERPDGSLVVTFRVGNYEAIRDILKSWIPHFVILEPEDFRVSMLNDIKGWVEKQEQQSCLDNISF
- a CDS encoding ARPP-1 family domain-containing protein, with protein sequence MNTIMKEYMEKISFGDMQVHDHVAVIPLMMTNGIGPEYFTLKEALASDLLTISELTEGGHVPELKVQNRAEKPVLIIDGEELSGAKQNRVLNTTILLKEQSETVIPVSCTEQGRWSYRSAHFEESGHIMSAKLRRVKNRSVMESLKFCRGFQSDQGAVWEEIQAQSEKARVSSPTHAMKDIHEARENDLDAYLEYFTMVPDQKGLIVIVNGDVAGLDMVSQADTFKVLYSKLIKSYIMDAILERPAKGKAPGLDKAKAFLDEIITAGEQTYDSVGYGRDFRYEGKKLVGSALVHEDAVIHMAFFRTTQAEKSGFMAGTSRRRNFRQ